In Ooceraea biroi isolate clonal line C1 chromosome 6, Obir_v5.4, whole genome shotgun sequence, the genomic stretch TATTGAGCAGTTTTCttcagttttttttctttctttcattgctataatatgttttatgttataatactGCATGTTACTGAAAGTGCTATACATTACTGTGTGAGTAAACTAGTATCACTGCAGAAAAAGTCTTTGTAGTGTGAAAAGAGTAATAGAagtcaaattaataattggaaaatatatttaggcAATTCCGACCTCTCAGCCTTACTTGGAAAAGATTGAGACTCAGTGTAATCACCGAGAGCACTACTAAACAAAAGTACATTGTATCGAACCTGTTCATCAAATGGTCGGTTATTCTTTAAAGACAAAATATAGTTCTGTTGTAATACACTTGTTTATCatgatatacaaaaatattaagttgtAACAATATTGTAAGTCTTTGCATATTATTTAGTCCTAGTTTATATGATTCTTAATATTGCTACAGCAAAGTAGCGAATCTAATGTAACGATGATCAAATTGTCACTTTTCTAACACCCTTTTTGATCATCATTCTTACGctcttatttatatttgtattacaaTTTCTAGAAAAGTACGCACAGATTCGTGAAAAAGATTTTGATACTAACTGCATAGCTTCCCGATGAATATCTACGGCATAGACTATTTTCTTGGATATGGAAAGTTCGCTGTtgaaactaatattttttagtGCATTAATCTCAATCGCGTTTTCGATACGATAACTGTAAGAAATGTAGTGTTGAATATGTAGTGAACAATgacctcttcttctttttagttttaaaatacattgtttCCGATAGCAGTTTTATAAACACTGTTTTGTAGAAATCTCGTGGTTTTAAGCCTAGTTTCATACCAAGCAATTTTGAACATTCCGCATGCATGCTGGAAAAACATAAGCATCAGTGTTGCCGATGccattaatgataatattccAATAAATAGGGCTGCATTCATGTGAATCAGAATTAcatagtaatatttttcttgatcaataaaatattcgacaGCTATGTATAATCGATGTGGTCGGCATCCGTTTATAGGTGTAACGTTATCGAGATAAGGTATTGCAATTTGAATGGCCCAAAAAGCAGGTTTTATAATACCGAAAAGTACTAAAAATAGTAAacattcttataatatttatcttattttatggtTTCAAATGTTtcatcgttattaattattgtgcaATCTGTGGATGGATACAAGATATCAATAAGTAGAAttcatatttgtatttttacatatgtaaaaattttgtgctatatatatatatatttgttgaaTGATGTGCTATATGCTTCATGATTGTGTAGAGACTGTGTTTGGCTTGCACACTTTTACGCTTTTACACAGGTCTATCTTTGTTCCACCTTTAATTAAGATACATATGCAAACCGAACATAGCTATAATATGATTTACATTTATGCTATAGGTGTACATATATTGCATGTATACTTCCTTTCTGCGGGCGgttgatatttttctaataaaatatttatcatagatGTGGTAAGTAGAATACAGAATTAATGACGTGTAGACATTTCAATTTACCGACACATGCAGCTGTAACACGATTTGCAGTCCTGCCATACTCTTGTATTATAGCGATTTCATTTTTGTCTCTTAGTTTGGTGCATGCACAGTGAAGTTGCTCCATCAAATCCTTTACCTGTTATTGCaacaatgtttaatattatgtttgtACATACAAAAACATAAGAACATGAAgcagtttttcaattatattactatttaatCAATGGAATTCTTATTATAACTAGTGGCTAGTTTTATCTATTAACGTACGGTTTTGATGTTAAAACGAAATGAAGTGTAATATATCGTCAAAATAGATAAGAACAGTACACAAGAGAAAACTTTAATAGCAAATTTAGATGTGAAGTGTGACGTAAAAAATGTAGTTATCTGCAAAATagtaaatgcaattttttggATTAATCTGCAAGAAagatgtgtgtatgtataaattgtaatttttaagttgcttaacaaataaattttaagctTCGAGTTATAATTCTTTTGTCGtatcttataatatatcgagaaggcatatataatattttgcgtatgtacaatattaaaataaattacaatgtataaaaataacaacatAAATCACACTGCAATAAATAGTATAATTGGTATATTACACACAATTGAGAAATATAGTTACTGTATGTTACTGTTTGTATCGTATgaaatacttatatattatgaatGAAGTTGAGGTGCagataaagatattttgatgaattgtatttattaaacgcTATTCATTCTTCAAAGTAGTTCTGATACTACATATTATGTATCATGTTCGAgtgaaaaagattttaacatGTAATACATGTAACAtacgaatatttattacttcttACCCTATCATGCTCTTCCTTTCTCATACTCAATAataattgtgtaaaataataatttttttacctgACAGATAATAGCGGAAACGAGAATAGTCCAGTTTATAATAAACGGGAGTCGTACGAGTTTCGATTGTTCAAACGGCCATTGTGCAGTGCCTTGTAAAAGAATTCTATTCAGATTAAAATACTGCGCTTCGAGACAGATCATGTCGGTGCAACGGTCAGAACACAAGTGActgcgaaaaagaaagaggcgCATATTATCCCCTCTTTCTTTATCGATCGAACAAATATTccttcttattcttttttctagtACCTATAACGTAGAATGTAAATTTATCCAATTCGGTGTAATTTTTGTAGACTATAACGTGCAATTATGAAATAGGGGTACGTGTAGTGTAAATGATTATACTATAACGTATACTGTTAAGCGATAGATTTAACACGGCGTAAAACATAACAGGTGCTTTTATTccataaaagaaagaaaaaaaattacatgaaaatatGAGACCAATCCTAAAGTATGCAGGGACGCATTCTTCCGTTTCTCTTGtaatttcctttattttaatgtGGATATGTTCAGTTCGAAGTATCAGTTTACTATCAGTTAATTACagtactatattttataaagtccTTTACTGTACTGTATAAAAGCAGCTAACATTAGTGAAGAAAAATGATCCTCCATGCGCTCCTGTAAAGTTGGTTAGTAGAGATCTCTTTTACTTGtcagatatttatatagacttttatgtatgttatatatatataattattattattattaatattataacatattatataatagtataaatattCAGTAGCGTTCGAAAGTATTTTATACAAAGCTTTTCAGTTGGCGACATTGGTAAATGATAAGCTACTTAGATTAGAGTTATGTGCTATaaggatataaaaaaatatatgactTTAAATTTGCAAATGAGTTTTTCGTATAGTTAATTGAACCCCTTTCGTTCGAAAATTCCAGGAAATTTTGATATGAACAAAATACTTTCGAGCGCTACTgtatttaatgtatattatagatattatatttatttaaaattaataagatagaAAGGAAATAGTTTATATGACTTATGTGATAATTTCTGATGCGGCGAAGTGGGCGCCTTATGCCACTCCTGAATCCCACGCGATATAATAAGCTAATTGGATAACTTGAAATAGTTCTCATGTGAAAATTATCATTCGGACTGAATTTTGGTAAAGGAAAAAGTTGTTCCGTATCAGGAATCTTCTGGTTATTATATGATTCTTTCATATATGGTTATTTTGGTACAGCCTGCATATAAactgtatatgtaattaaagatatatatctaattataataacaaacacacacacacacacacacggcgTCCCATGTTAATTAAGGATCGGAGTTAATTGAAACAGGTGCTTTATTCGTCcttatacttttaatatatagcGTCACAAGGCCTTCGCCTTGACGGAATAAATATAGGAAAGCAAGCGGATATCTTCTGTCGGTCACGGCAAGTACGAAACGAAGGATTTTGAAGTGCTCCTGAGTGGGACCGCTCACAAAAGCGGAGATCTTGCTCGCGTCGTCACAAACGTTGGTGCTTCATGCCGGGTTGACGAACGTCCCATCTTGGAGGAACGAACAAAACAAAACCTTTTGTATTAACAAAATagataaaaggaaaataaaatgaattaagcGCAGTGCCGATAATTATTAACTCGTAAAAACTGATCGTTCGTGATATTCGCAATCTTACAAAGAGCAGAAACTAGTGATTAGCGGAAGTTGAGATGACCATTATTACTGAACAGAGAAAACCAACCGAACAAAGCGATCTCATCCAACCATCTAACCATTCAAATCTcaacaaataaaaacaatcGACCGAGGATTGATCGGTTGTTTTCTATGTGTCTTCTAGCTTGAGATATTTTTTCGCTTAAGTTTTGTATGCGCTGGCTATTAGGCGCCAGAGGTGTATGAAGCTCTTTACTTGTAAGgaatgattatttaaaatcgattCAACCTCTACAATCGCTCAAACTcgaacataatatattattatatgttttgtACATACACTATTTTTGTCTTTAGTGATGTGTTTCTTCCTTATCTTCGTGTGGAATGCATGAGAGTAAAGTAAGACATCGTTGCTTTTGCTAACTGCaatgtttcatatttatttgttgttaacaatttttttattttaaatataagtgtttttatttaacacgtGTTACTACCGTTTACCGTTGCGAAACACTCGTACGATGCTATGAACATTCCTCCGCAAGTTATATGAAATTGTTTAGCCTTCCTTTGCAAAAGCAACACTATCAGTCTTTGTACATGGTTAGGGCACAAGTACCATTGAATGTTGTATCTGCAAGTTTTATGCATAAGTTATGATTCGAGTAGTGGATATAATAAGTGTATTTAATACAACGTGTCCCTTACGCAGCagcatatatttcattattgtgATCCGTTATATGTTGTCCAAACACATTGGAAAGAAACACGTATATACTAATAACAATTACGCTTACAGAAGGAATTATagcttcttttatattatgttcGAATATCACAGATTGAGAAATCTAAATagtaaatttgttaattttaatttatttttgtatatgtcTCTTAAAGCATCGTTTTATGTACACTATTGAGCAGTTTTCTTcagttttttttcctttccttcattgctataatatgttttatgttataaCCCTGCATGTTACTGAAAGTGCTATACATTACTGTGTGATTAAACTAGTATCACTGCAGAAAAAGGTCTTGTAGTGTGAAAAGATTAATGGaagtcaaataaataaatggaaaatatatttaggcAATTCCGACATCTCAGCCTTACTTGCAAAAAATTGAGACTCAGTGTAATCACCGAGAGCACTGTTAAACAAAAGAACGTTGTATCGAACCTGTTCATCAAATGGTCGGTTATTCTTTAaagacaaaatatatttctgttgtAACACCCCATGTATCATGATATACAGATATTAAGTTGTAACAACATTGTGAGTCTTTGCATATTATTGAGTCCTAGTTTATATGATTTCTTAATATTGTTACAGCAAAGTAGCGAATCTAATGTAACGATGATCAAATTGTCACTTTTCTAACACCCTTTTTGATCATCATTCTTACGCTCTTACGTTTTATCTTTGTATTACAAATTGTAGAAAATTACACAAAGACTCTTGAAAAAGGTTTTGATACTAACTGCATAGCTTCCCGATGAATATCTACTGCATACACTATTTTCTTGGATATGGAAGGTACGCTGTTAAAACTAATATGTTTTAGTGTATTAATCTCAATCGCGTGTTCGATACGATAACTGTAACAAAGTAATGTCGAATATGTATTGTCGAACAATaacctcttcttttttttaattttaaaatacattgtttCCGGTAGTAGTTTTATAAAGTTGATTCGATTAACACTGTTGGAGAATTCTCGTGGATAATTTGTGTCCAGTTTCATACCAAGCAATTTTGAACATTCCGCATGCATGGTGGAAAAACATAAGCATCAATGTTGCCGTTGCTAGTACTGTTAATATTCCAATAAATAGGGCTGCATTCATGTGAATCAGAATTAcatagtaatatttttcttgatcaaTAAAGTATTCGACAGCTATGTATAATCGATGTGGTCGGCATCCGTTTATAGGTGTAACGTTATCCAG encodes the following:
- the LOC105286198 gene encoding uncharacterized protein LOC105286198 isoform X9; its protein translation is MRLFLFRSHMCSDHCTDMICLEAQYFNLNRILLQGTAQWPFEQSKLTRLQFIINWTILVSAIMCQVKDLMEQLHCACTKLRDKNEIAIIQEYGSTANRITAAFVVLFGIIKSAFWAIQVAIPYLDNVTPINGCRPHRLYIAVEYFIDQEKYYYVILIHMNAALFIGILTVLATATLMLMFFHHACGMFKIACYRIEHAIEINTLKHISFNSVPSISKKIVYAVDIHREAMQITDHLMNRFDTTFFCLTVLSVITLSLNFLQISQSVIFEHNIKEAIIPSVSVIVISIYVFLSNVFGQHITDHNNEIYAAAYNIQWYLCPNHVQRLIVLLLQRKAKQFHITCGGMFIASYECFATVNVSKSNDVLLYSHAFHTKIRKKHITKDKNSMGRSSTRHEAPTFVTTRARSPLL
- the LOC105286198 gene encoding uncharacterized protein LOC105286198 isoform X3, with translation MRLFLFRSHMCSDHCTDMICLEAQYFNLNRILLQGTAQWPFEQSKLTRLQFIINWTILVSAIMCQIPTCFTSQFTSKFAIKVFSCVLFLSFVTIHYTSFRFNIKTVKDLMEQLHCACTKLRDKNEIAIIQEYGSTANRITAAFVVAIPYLDNVTPINGCRPHRLYIAVEYFIDQEKYYYVILIHMNAALFIGILTVLATATLMLMFFHHACGMFKIACYRIEHAIEINTLKHISFNSVPSISKKIVYAVDIHREAMQITDHLMNRFDTTFFCLTVLSVITLSLNFLQISQSVIFEHNIKEAIIPSVSVIVISIYVFLSNVFGQHITDHNNEIYAAAYNIQWYLCPNHVQRLIVLLLQRKAKQFHITCGGMFIASYECFATVNVSKSNDVLLYSHAFHTKIRKKHITKDKNSMGRSSTRHEAPTFVTTRARSPLL
- the LOC105286198 gene encoding uncharacterized protein LOC105286198 isoform X1, whose protein sequence is MRLFLFRSHMCSDHCTDMICLEAQYFNLNRILLQGTAQWPFEQSKLTRLQFIINWTILVSAIMCQIPTCFTSQFTSKFAIKVFSCVLFLSFVTIHYTSFRFNIKTVKDLMEQLHCACTKLRDKNEIAIIQEYGSTANRITAAFVVLFGIIKSAFWAIQVAIPYLDNVTPINGCRPHRLYIAVEYFIDQEKYYYVILIHMNAALFIGILTVLATATLMLMFFHHACGMFKIACYRIEHAIEINTLKHISFNSVPSISKKIVYAVDIHREAMQITDHLMNRFDTTFFCLTVLSVITLSLNFLQISQSVIFEHNIKEAIIPSVSVIVISIYVFLSNVFGQHITDHNNEIYAAAYNIQWYLCPNHVQRLIVLLLQRKAKQFHITCGGMFIASYECFATVNVSKSNDVLLYSHAFHTKIRKKHITKDKNSMGRSSTRHEAPTFVTTRARSPLL
- the LOC105286198 gene encoding uncharacterized protein LOC105286198 isoform X4, producing the protein MICLEAQYFNLNRILLQSIALWPLQQSKLVRLQFIISWTILVSAIMCQIPTCFTSQFTSKFAIKVFSCVLFLSFVTIHYTSFRFNIKTVKDLMEQLHCACTKLRDKNEIAIIQEYGSTANRITAAFVVLFGIIKSAFWAIQVAIPYLDNVTPINGCRPHRLYIAVEYFIDQEKYYYVILIHMNAALFIGILTVLATATLMLMFFHHACGMFKIACYRIEHAIEINTLKHISFNSVPSISKKIVYAVDIHREAMQITDHLMNRFDTTFFCLTVLSVITLSLNFLQISQSVIFEHNIKEAIIPSVSVIVISIYVFLSNVFGQHITDHNNEIYAAAYNIQWYLCPNHVQRLIVLLLQRKAKQFHITCGGMFIASYECFATVNVSKSNDVLLYSHAFHTKIRKKHITKDKNSMGRSSTRHEAPTFVTTRARSPLL
- the LOC105286198 gene encoding uncharacterized protein LOC105286198 isoform X7, producing MRLFLFRSHMCSDHCTDMICLEAQYFNLNRILLQGTAQWPFEQSKLTRLQFIINWTILVSAIMCQIPTCFTSQFTSKFAIKVFSCVLFLSFVTIHYTSFRFNIKTVKDLMEQLHCACTKLRDKNEIAIIQEYGSTANRITAAFVVLFGIIKSAFWAIQVAIPYLDNVTPINGCRPHRLYIAVEYFIDQEKYYYVILIHMNAALFIGILTVLATATLMLMFFHHACGMFKIACYRIEHAIEINTLKHISFNSVPSISKKIVYAVDIHREAMQITDHLMNRFDTTFFCLTVLSVITLSLNFLQISQSVIFEHNIKEAIIPSVSVIVISIYVFLSNVFGQHITDHNNEIYAAAYNIQWYLCPNHVQRLIVLLLQRKAKQFHITCGGMFIASYECFATVNAKATMSYFTLMHSTRR
- the LOC105286198 gene encoding uncharacterized protein LOC105286198 isoform X8; the encoded protein is MRLFLFRSHMCSDHCTDMICLEAQYFNLNRILLQGTAQWPFEQSKLTRLQFIINWTILVSAIMCQIPTCFTSQFTSKFAIKVFSCVLFLSFVTIHYTSFRFNIKTVKDLMEQLHCACTKLRDKNEIAIIQEYGSTANRITAAFVVLFGIIKSAFWAIQVAIPYLDNVTPINGCRPHRLYIAVEYFIDQEKYYYVILIHMNAALFIGILTVLATATLMLMFFHHACGMFKIACYRIEHAIEINTLKHISFNSVPSISKKIVYAVDIHREAMQITDHLMNRFDTTFFCLTVLSVITLSLNFLQISQSVIFEHNIKEAIIPSVSVIVISIYVFLSNVFGQHITDHNNEIYAAAYNIQWYLCPNHVQRLIVLLLQRKAKQFHITCGGMFIASYECFATLAKATMSYFTLMHSTRR
- the LOC105286198 gene encoding uncharacterized protein LOC105286198 isoform X6 — encoded protein: MRLFLFRSHMCSDHCTDMICLEAQYFNLNRILLQGTAQWPFEQSKLTRLQFIINWTILVSAIMCQIPTCFTSQFTSKFAIKVFSCVLFLSFVTIHYTSFRFNIKTVKDLMEQLHCACTKLRDKNEIAIIQEYGSTANRITAAFVVLFGIIKSAFWAIQVAIPYLDNVTPINGCRPHRLYIAVEYFIDQEKYYYVILIHMNAALFIGILTVLATATLMLMFFHHACGMFKIACYRIEHAIEINTLKHISFNSVPSISKKIVYAVDIHREAMQITDHLMNRFDTTFFCLTVLSVITLSLNFLQISQSVIFEHNIKEAIIPSVSVIVISIYVFLSNVFGQHITDHNNEIYAAAYNIQWYLCPNHVQRLIVLLLQRKAKQFHITCGGMFIASYECFATVNVSKSNDVLLYSHAFHTKIRKKHITKDKNS
- the LOC105286198 gene encoding uncharacterized protein LOC105286198 isoform X2: MRLFLFRSHMCSDHCTDMICLEAQYFNLNRILLQGTAQWPFEQSKLTRLQFIINWTILVSAIMCQIPTCFTSQFTSKFAIKVFSCVLFLSFVTIHYTSFRFNIKTVKDLMEQLHCACTKLRDKNEIAIIQEYGSTANRITAAFVVLFGIIKSAFWAIQVAIPYLDNVTPINGCRPHRLYIAVEYFIDQEKYYYVILIHMNAALFIGILTVLATATLMLMFFHHACGMFKIACYRIEHAIEINTLKHISFNSVPSISKKIVYAVDIHREAMQITDHLMNRFDTTFFCLTVLSVITLSLNFLQISQSVIFEHNIKEAIIPSVSVIVISIYVFLSNVFGQHITDHNNEIYAAAYNIQWYLCPNHVQRLIVLLLQRKAKQFHITCGGMFIASYECFATVNVSKSNDVLLYSHAFHTKIRKKHITKDKNSVLFCSFLQDGTFVNPA